A window of the Kazachstania africana CBS 2517 chromosome 10, complete genome genome harbors these coding sequences:
- the LAT1 gene encoding dihydrolipoyllysine-residue acetyltransferase (similar to Saccharomyces cerevisiae LAT1 (YNL071W); ancestral locus Anc_2.225) has product MSTFARVLPRLSRTSLVSGARLQLRYQLRCYASYPAHTVIDMPALSPTMSEGNIANWLKKEGDSLSPGDAIAEIETDKAVMEFEFQEEGYLAKILVPGGTNNVQVGKPIGIYVEEADDVAAFKDFKPEDAGEGKAAAKPVEEAAPSKEEPAKKESTTKQQQTTKNQPSSDEIKAPANRIFASPLAKTMALEEGISLKKIEGTGPHGRIVKADIENYLKSASKGTVGAATGAPSVGVASYEDIEITNMRKIIGERLLQSTQNTPSYIVSSDISVSKLLKLRKSLNSSAHERYKLSINDVLVKAITVAAKRVPEANSYWLQDQGIIRKFNNVDISVAVATPTGLLTPIVKNADSKGLMTISKEIKELVARAKINKLAPEEFQGGTICISNMGMNDAVSMFTSIINPPQSSILAVGTVKRVALEDAGSENGISFDDQMTITGTFDHRTIDGAKGAEFMKELKNVIENPLELLL; this is encoded by the coding sequence ATGTCTACTTTTGCAAGAGTCTTACCAAGGTTATCGAGAACGTCTTTGGTTTCGGGTGCCAGATTGCAACTTAGATATCAATTGAGATGCTATGCATCTTATCCTGCTCATACCGTCATCGATATGCCTGCCTTGTCCCCTACCATGTCTGAAGGTAATATTGCAAATTGGttaaagaaagaaggtGATTCATTGTCTCCAGGTGATGCTATTGCGGAGATTGAAACGGATAAAGCAGTAATGGAATTCGAATTCCAAGAAGAAGGTTATTTGGCTAAGATATTAGTCCCTGGTGGTACCAATAATGTCCAAGTAGGCAAGCCAATTGGTATCTACGTTGAGGAGGCCGATGATGTTGCTGCATTTAAGGATTTCAAACCAGAAGACGCTGGAGAGGGAAAAGCTGCTGCAAAACCTGTAGAGGAAGCTGCTCCAAGTAAGGAAGAGCCTgctaagaaagaaagtaCTACTAAACAACAACAAACCACGAAAAACCAACCATCATCCGATGAGATTAAAGCACCAGCAAATAGAATTTTTGCTTCCCCACTGGCTAAGACCATGGCTCTTGAAGAAGGTATctcattgaagaaaatcgAAGGTACAGGCCCTCATGGTAGAATTGTTAAAGCAGATATCGAGAACTATTTGAAGAGCGCATCAAAGGGAACAGTAGGTGCCGCAACAGGCGCCCCTTCCGTAGGAGTAGCATCttatgaagatattgaaattacgAATATGAGAAAGATTATTGGTGAACGTCTATTACAATCGACACAGAACACACCTTCTTATATAGTATCTTCAGATATTTCTGTTTCCAAATTGCTGAAGTTGAGAAAATCATTGAACTCTAGTGCACATGAAAGATACAAATTATCAATCAATGATGTTTTGGTGAAAGCCATCACTGTTGCTGCAAAAAGAGTTCCAGAGGCTAACTCTTACTGGTTACAAGATCAAGGCATTATCAGGAAATTCAATAACGTAGACATCTCAGTGGCAGTTGCTACACCAACAGGATTATTGACACCAATTGTTAAGAATGCAGACTCCAAGGGATTAATGACTATTTCAAAGGAGATTAAAGAACTAGTAGCACGTGCAAAGATAAATAAACTCGCACCAGAAGAGTTCCAAGGTGGTACCATTTGCATTTCAAACATGGGTATGAACGATGCTGTTTCTATGTTCACTTCAATTATCAATCCACCCCAATCTAGTATATTGGCCGTGGGTACGGTGAAAAGGGTTGCCCTAGAAGATGCTGGTTCAGAAAATGGAATCTCATTTGATGATCAAATGACAATCACTGGCACTTTCGACCACAGAACAATTGACGGTGCTAAAGGTGCTGAATTCATGAAAGAACTCAAGaatgtcattgaaaatcCTTTAGAATTACTCTTATAA
- the TOM7 gene encoding Tom7p (similar to Saccharomyces cerevisiae TOM7 (YNL070W); ancestral locus Anc_2.226), translating to MNFLPSFILSDESKERFNRIFNLAHTAAHYGWIPFVLYLGWAQTPNKPNLLNLLSPLPSV from the coding sequence atgaattttttgcCATCCTTCATATTAAGTGACGAATCTAAGGAACGTTTCaatagaattttcaatcttgCTCATACTGCTGCTCATTACGGTTGGATTCCATTCGTGCTATACTTGGGTTGGGCTCAAACACCAAACAaaccaaatttattgaaccTATTATCGCCACTACCTAGTGTATAA
- the RPL16B gene encoding 60S ribosomal protein uL13 (similar to Saccharomyces cerevisiae RPL16A (YIL133C) and RPL16B (YNL069C); ancestral locus Anc_2.228) yields the protein MSTFEKVVVIDGKGHLLGRLASIVAKELLNGQKVVVVRAEALNVSGEFFRNKLKYHDYLRKATIFNKTRGPFHFRAPSRIFYKAVRGMIAHKTARGKAAMERLKVFEGVPPPYDKKKRVVVPNALRVLRLKPGRKYTTLSKLSSSVGWKYEDVVAKLEEKRKVRSAEYYAKKKAFNKKVSAANAAASESDVAKQLAAFGY from the coding sequence ATGTCTACTTTCGAAAAAGTCGTTGTCATTGACGGTAAGGGCCATTTATTAGGTCGTTTAGCTTCTATTGTTGctaaagaattattaaacGGTCAAAAGGTTGTTGTTGTCAGAGCTGAAGCCTTAAACGTTTCTGGTGAATTCTTcagaaataaattaaagTACCATGACTACTTGAGAAAAGCTAccattttcaacaaaacTAGAGGTCCATTCCACTTCAGAGCCCCATCTAGAATCTTCTACAAAGCTGTCCGTGGTATGATTGCTCACAAGACTGCCCGTGGTAAGGCTGCTATGGAAAGATTAAAGGTCTTCGAAGGTGTTCCACCACCATACgacaagaagaagagagtTGTTGTTCCAAACGCTTTAAGAGTCTTAAGATTAAAACCAGGTAGAAAGTACACCACCTTATCTAAGTTATCTTCTTCCGTCGGTTGGAAATACGAAGATGTTGTTGCTAAgttagaagaaaagagaaaggtCAGATCTGCCGAATACTACGCCAAGAAGAAGGCTTTCAACAAGAAGGTCTCTGCTGCTAACGCTGCTGCTTCCGAATCTGATGTTGCTAAGCAATTAGCTGCTTTCGGTTACTAA
- the FKH2 gene encoding forkhead family transcription factor FKH2 (similar to Saccharomyces cerevisiae FKH1 (YIL131C) and FKH2 (YNL068C); ancestral locus Anc_2.230): MTAIGNKSQHQSLIDTVISILSLPEHMTVVSRDYSNERNFATEVQAYAKIAGKDWTYYVKDLEIIIGRNTDNPLKITQDANNNDESLNVDIDLGPAKVVSRRHAMIRFNMQVGAWELVVLGRNGAKVNFERVNTGPGIRLTSGTILDIGGTQMVFILPDQEPVISPSCMEHLVPQLLPLVGPTGNSSNPLITEIIQNSNYFKSLQQQERYQVPTGQTQRASELPQGQIRTFKMYGSSSTLPFPAGPKFVHQNGVSSNKIYSQANSIAMNHKKSSSSLSSLQRFDSSSLNSFPQPLDYASDLSRDENKTVKPPHSYATMITQAILSTEEGIISLADIYKFISKNYAYYRFAKTGWQNSIRHNLSLNKAFEKVPRKPNEPGKGMKWRISENYQNDFIEKWNSGDLSKIKRGSSVARQLQLHMTKYNCLPSQLQSSQFESTTQTSPQHDVNTNQQLDYKPNNFNSGLPNRMQVKDQPSQGTVVFDSKPYQTTHNEYQEKTEFGYQQANSIPIISQPPIMNGPSLMQRQFPKIVVDTSPVSKNPTNNALVSFQKAAPTINGYVDRNPAINSKPINNNNTNNNITTQLPSITTSLSQGPIIDGPTQNMLDTAPAAHLSPGYDSLLRSPTKPFHITAMEAYTPERGSAMNQRSPPKLDDREFNNNITNNKTNNNSSKILNINFNAKFTPVANKSVNLRSSPGVWNLLQFSSVNNTPAVNQANTDTRNNSNTTTTTSNDNDSNSEERNKDFDSSPLKKPHSTNSSMSGTTIASNNNKQLVLDTESATITMVNP, translated from the coding sequence ATGACAGCCATTGGTAATAAAAGCCAGCATCAAAGTCTCATAGATACAGTGATATCGATATTGTCGCTACCCGAACATATGACAGTGGTTTCAAGGGATTATTCCAACGAGAGAAATTTTGCTACTGAAGTGCAAGCGTATGCTAAAATTGCAGGTAAGGACTGGACTTATTACGTAAAGGATTTAGAAATCattattggaagaaataCTGATAatcctttgaaaattacGCAGGATGcgaataataatgatgaatcATTGAACGTGGACATTGATCTGGGACCAGCTAAAGTGGTTTCAAGAAGACATGCGATGATAAGGTTCAACATGCAGGTCGGTGCATGGGAGCTAGTCGTGCTAGGACGTAACGGTGCCAAAGTTAACTTTGAAAGAGTTAATACAGGTCCAGGGATACGCTTAACCTCGGGTACCATTCTAGATATTGGTGGCACTCAAATGGTATTTATATTACCGGATCAAGAACCAGTTATCTCTCCAAGTTGTATGGAACATCTAGTGCCACAATTATTGCCACTTGTGGGACCCACAGGAAATAGCAGTAACCCACTTATTACTGAAATTATACAAAATTCTAactatttcaaatctttacaACAACAAGAAAGATATCAAGTTCCCACAGGACAAACTCAACGTGCTAGTGAACTACCACAAGGTCAAATAAGAACTTTCAAAATGTATGGTAGTAGTTCTACTCTTCCCTTTCCCGCAGGACCAAAATTTGTCCATCAAAACGGTGTAAGTAgcaataaaatatattctcAAGCAAATTCAATCGCAATGAATCACAAAAAATCGTCGTCATCCCTTTCAAGTTTACAAAGATTCGATTCCTCTTCATTAAACAGTTTCCCACAACCTTTAGATTATGCTTCTGATTTATCTcgtgatgaaaataaaactgTGAAGCCACCTCATTCATATGCAACGATGATTACACAAGCAATTTTATCCACTGAAGAAGGCATCATATCTTTGGCtgatatttataaatttatctCCAAAAATTATGCATATTATAGATTTGCCAAGACAGGTTggcaaaattcaataagaCACAATTTGTCCTTAAATAaagcatttgaaaaagttccTAGGAAACCGAATGAACCAGGAAAAGGGATGAAGTGGAGAATTAGtgaaaattatcaaaatgacttcattgaaaaatggaataGTGGTGATTTAAGTAAAATTAAACGTGGATCTTCTGTGGCAAGACAACTTCAATTACATATGACCAAATATAATTGTTTGCCATCTCAATTGCAATCTTCACAATTTGAATCCACAACTCAAACATCTCCTCAACATGACGTAAATACCAATCAACAGCTTGATTATAAACCAAACAACTTTAACAGTGGGCTGCCGAACAGAATGCAGGTCAAAGACCAACCTAGCCAGGGGACTGTTGTATTTGATAGCAAGCCATATCAAACTACTCACAACGAATACCAGGAGAAGACTGAATTTGGTTATCAACAGGCTAACAGTATCCCTATTATATCACAGCCTCCAATCATGAATGGACCAAGTTTGATGCAAAGACAGTTTCCCAAGATTGTTGTTGATACCAGTCCTGTTTCAAAGAACCCTACAAATAATGCATTAGTATCTTTCCAGAAAGCAGCTCCAACAATAAATGGCTACGTTGACAGAAACCCAGCGATAAACAGTAAGCCAattaacaataataacacCAATAACAACATCACGACTCAATTACCTTCCATTACGACTTCACTATCTCAAGGGCCTATAATAGATGGGCCAACTCAAAACATGTTAGATACGGCACCAGCGGCACACCTATCTCCCGGGTATGATTCTCTATTAAGATCACCTACCAAGCCTTTCCACATAACTGCCATGGAAGCATATACCCCAGAACGTGGTAGTGCTATGAACCAGAGGAGCCCACCAAAATTGGATGATCGCGAATTTAACAACAATATCACAAACAATAAAacgaataataatagtagtaAGATATTGAAcataaatttcaatgcaAAGTTTACGCCAGTAGCAAATAAATCAGTCAATTTAAGAAGCTCTCCAGGAGTATGGAATCTTTTACAATTCAGTTCAGTGAACAATACACCTGCTGTTAACCAGGCAAATACTGATACAAGAAATAATAGCAATACCACAACTACGACTTCCAATGATAATGACAGTAACAGCGAGGAGAGAAACAAGGACTTCGATTCATCACCATTAAAAAAACCGCACTCAACTAATAGCAGTATGAGTGGTACGACGATTGCAAGTAACAACAACAAACAATTAGTACTAGATACTGAGAGTGCCACCATCACCATGGTGAATCCTTAA
- the MET18 gene encoding Met18p (similar to Saccharomyces cerevisiae MET18 (YIL128W); ancestral locus Anc_2.233), which produces MENSSVGSLVVSLLANVDINESKVDELSLQVSELITNRKIKLIDIIVLLKDYITSEEDTKRKKALASLTSVLRTLKPDQLLKNEVSVVFTFYKSKLQDTVLLKEAFEGLSSLMSMKYISFEETIVLLDFLRDDYHQNEHLAPIRFFTFKILESVYDRWSENLKDNVKSSDLFIKSFINISTGEKDPRNLLTSFALNSLIIQNLPNAPSYAQTLFDILFSYFPITFKPPKNDPYKITNTDLKLALREAISSSSLFAEDAFGNLIDKLSATSPIVKNDTLFTIKACILKFGGKNCLQFWLPIWNGLKFEIMHNSEGSEASFLNPLESYASQGNDESEKSTYEAALDVIKTLSLELADFDINAFNKFFSYILEELTPNFTYSKDLKQSCSILASIASANKATFDKTIDDTLPLFLTDTSEISKLKLLLMNLSFFLDAYITVFGETTITSSVDAETVAQNKLLDYKDEILMILSKALTGNSKSEVTVRTLSIIQFTKMIKMKGYLTKEEIALVIQYLTDTILTDNNKNIYHASLEGLKVISQIYENIVFEVSLKNMLDLLPLDCTEIINYNSDEIIQLETILKIILDFTTSRHILVKESIISLCNKLHMVCEKKHSDEYCFLLLSAIYSLLENNILTVAETDANYIKESVESILLNLALTNNPIIHDDHNLSLLANVVFFINIKSDRKNQPAYLERTNKLFLDDLKIMDNPSRLVIIYTKIISAIDKACDFEEANTIFEKTLELLKSNHASIGSMEKLGYLELLCVLTNKWTDVGNVGKYVDWKDQSFVNLENLVWLSRGLIMKNSKEGENMLDHFIILLKDTKLGSFVSKLFEIFVIDIGSMRKYKGIAWANNVKLLYKQKFFNDIFQVLVTHYRDTSSMEIKCNYLTALSLILKHTPSNLVEPYMNDLLPMLIQALDMPNSEVRVSSLETLKDATDKFGPLITEHIEILVPFLLKLVPSDKYNAVSVKLLALQLLEELTTTIPLNYLLEYKEKVIIALGPILSDKKRIVRRQCIDTRQAYYELGQVPFE; this is translated from the coding sequence ATGGAGAATAGCTCGGTGGGCTCATTAGTGGTTTCGTTGCTCGCCAACGTGGACATTAACGAGTCGAAAGTGGACGAATTGTCCTTACAGGTGTCTGAGTTGATTACAAATAGGAAAATTAAATTGATCGATATCATTGTGCTGCTGAAGGATTATATCACTTCTGAGGAGGATACAAAGAGGAAAAAGGCATTAGCTTCTTTGACGTCAGTTTTACGTACTTTGAAACCAGATCAATTGctgaaaaatgaagttaGTGTGGTATTCACGTTTTACAAGTCTAAATTGCAAGATACTGTCTTGTTGAAAGAAGCTTTCGAAGGGCTCAGTTCATTGATGTCAATGAAGTATATTTCCTTCGAAGAAACTATTGTCTTACTCGATTTCTTAAGAGATGACTACCACCAAAATGAACATTTGGCGCCAATCAGATTCTTCACATTCAAGATTTTAGAATCTGTCTATGATAGATGGAGTgagaatttgaaagataatgTCAAATCAAGTGATCTGTTCATCAAAAGTTTCATAAATATATCTACTGGTGAAAAGGATCCAAGAAATTTGCTAACTTCCTTCGCATTAAACAGTTTGATCATTCAGAACTTACCTAACGCCCCAAGTTATGCTCAAACATtgtttgatattttattttcttactTCCCAATTACTTTCAAACCCCCAAAGAATGATCCTTACAAGATTACTAATACAGATCTGAAATTGGCATTAAGAGAGGCTATATCATCTTCAAGTCTCTTTGCAGAAGATGCCTTTGGAAATCtaattgataaattgtCTGCTACTTCTCCAATTGTTAAGAACGATACTTTGTTCACCATCAAAGCATGTATCTTAAAATTTGGCGGTAAAAATTGTTTGCAATTTTGGTTACCTATATGGAATGGtctaaaatttgaaattatgcATAATAGCGAAGGCTCGGAGGCTTCCTTCTTGAATCCATTAGAATCGTATGCTTCTCAAGGTAACGATGAAAGTGAAAAGAGCACATACGAAGCTGCTCTGGATGTTATCAAGACATTGTCTTTGGAATTGGCAGATTTCGATATAAAtgctttcaataaattttttagttATATCTTAGAAGAACTGACACCTAACTTCACCTACAGCAAAGATCTAAAACAGAGTTGTAGTATCTTAGCATCAATTGCTAGTGCAAATAAAGCTACTTTCGATAAAACCATCGATGATACGTTACCTTTGTTCTTAACTGACACatcagaaatttcaaaacttaAGTTGTTATTAATGAATctatctttctttttagaCGCCTATATCACTGTATTTGGTGAGACAACCATCACAAGTTCTGTCGACGCTGAAACTGTCGCACAGAATAAATTGCTTGATTATAAGGATGagatattgatgattttgagtAAAGCTTTGACaggaaattcaaaatcagaAGTCACTGTCAGAACTCTATCCATAATCCAGTTCACTaagatgataaaaatgaaagggTATTTGACgaaggaagaaattgcaTTGGTAATTCAATATCTGACTGATACAATTTTAACGGATAATAACAAAAACATATATCACGCTTCTCTAGAAGGCTTGAAGGTAATTAGTCAAATATATGAAAATATCGTATTTGAGGTCTCTCTAAAGAATATGCTAGATTTATTACCTTTAGATTGTACGGAAATAATAAACTATAACAGTGATGAAATAATACAACTCGAAaccattttgaagataattttaGATTTTACAACGTCAAGACATATTTTGGTCAAAGAAAGTATTATTTCTCTATGTAATAAATTGCATATGGTCTGCgaaaagaaacattctGATGAATACTGTTTCCTTCTATTATCAGCCATCTATTCATTATTGGAAAACAACATATTAACTGTAGCAGAAACTGATGCTAATTATATCAAGGAATCTGTGGAATCAATTTTACTGAATTTGGCCCTAACTAATAACCCTATAATCCATGATGACCATAATCTATCATTATTAGCCAACGTAGTATtctttattaatattaagAGTGATAGGAAAAATCAACCTGCATATTTGGAAAGaacaaataaattatttttagatgatttaaaaataatggatAATCCATCACGTTTGGTTATAATATATaccaaaattatttctgCTATTGATAAGGCGTGTGACTTTGAGGAAGCAAACACTATTTTCGAAAAAACACtggaattattaaaatcaaatcatGCATCAATAGGTAGTATGGAAAAATTGGGTTACTTAGAGCTTTTATGCGTATTAACAAATAAATGGACAGATGTTGGAAACGTTGGAAAATACGTTGATTGGAAAGATCAATCATTTGTGAATCTAGAAAATTTAGTTTGGTTAAGTAGAGGactaataatgaaaaattcaaaggaAGGAGAAAATATGCTTGAccattttattatcttgtTGAAAGATACAAAGCTGGGGTCATTTGTTtctaaattatttgaaatatttgttaTTGATATTGGTTCCATGCGTAAATATAAAGGAATTGCATGGGCAAATAACGTTAAATTACTTtacaaacaaaaatttttcaatgatattttccaaGTTCTAGTCACTCACTACAGAGACACATCATCAATGGAAATTAAATGTAATTATTTGACTGCattatctttgattttgaaacacACACCAAGTAATTTGGTTGAACCTTACATGAACGATTTATTACCTATGTTGATCCAAGCTTTGGATATGCCAAATAGCGAAGTAAGAGTATCATCTTTGGAAACTTTAAAGGATGCAACAGATAAATTTGGTCCATTAATCACTGaacatattgaaattttggtgccatttttattgaagttAGTTCCCTCGGATAAATATAACGCTGTTTCAGTAAAATTATTAGCATTACAATTGTTGGAAGAACTAACCACAACGATAccattgaattatttgttAGAATATAAAGAGAAAGTAATCATTGCATTGGGGCCTATTCTATCAGACAAGAAAAGAATCGTCCGTAGGCAATGTATTGATACAAGACAAGCTTACTATGAACTTGGACAGGTCCCATTCGAATAA